A single window of Bacteroidota bacterium DNA harbors:
- a CDS encoding S8 family serine peptidase: protein MKACVIKHGALVTCWPMYLCVFVSSWLIFTTHAYTQIEINLKVKPRTNSEAFLEWNAGDIAPAKRLQMPGMDHFANYSDIQRLHQPAPNGRSTPADQIYTVRFPNSDLQSKIADLRATGQFEWVEENRSTAVHSYRPVDAPNDPKVADQWYHSYIQTFAAWDSTRGDATVVVGILDTGLDFGHPEFEGQVAVKASEDTNGNGKFDPWPDSVFVSGISGDFDGIDQDNNGYTDDVVGWDFTDQPRSPFGGDYLFEDANPQDDNNHGTLVAGIVGARADNNYGGAGIAPGCRLKVLRAFSASGSGEDDDIARAIVYAADNGIKILNFSFGDIYPSQMMHDAIRYAEEKGVVMIASAGNGTGDNLHYPSNFDEVISVSASAVAFGGNTEIMWPLSSYGHAVSLCAPGSGILAPMIRDTTNEEDFDFFSGTSTSAPMVSAAVALLFSQRGECSPQQIRGILTSSTDDISDIGWDHFTGAGRLNIAKAMRVVGASEVQILSPENDQGSASNNVPIVITALDPQFSGFTIDYESGIEGNNDWVEILGNQTQQVFRDTVVNWNIAGLASGEYTLRLRMAKTNGTTAEDRIRFVIDRTPPTIDLRKVVHAWDNEQRKMLWIYRADDRSKTTLYFRALGESNFRAQVNDRVTRHGSFLLGIDVLQQGTYQYYLRAENEAGLVAQTAVDTFIFQPEFIPMTGYDTLTYSLPMGYYVNATYDFDGDGLKEVALSEYNDNLGFGKAKFYEYNAVQFTAADSLNFKSVLIPKDVADADNDGLQELLCSVNDSLYIVEQPTLNAYPSIIKNSFLNQGLYAARFADADADGATEVLAKDFRNYRVLVPNGASFSVGASLPDDSPDYTGSVSPRVLVEDFDGDGQKEIVFGDFDGDLLDYEYNGSGYSRVFLDTTDLTKSGTYLTAGDFDGDGVKEIFVAVHTSLNRNEEDFEYEPLYWWLRILKSSGNNQFAVVWEDFLFDIDTEEYNAATAGNLDQDAADELVFTTFPRTYVLDFDGGNYGMQWFHYGDIATHHVIGDFNANGVNEVAIGRGDKAIFWEKDVNYQGPQPPAYFDGQVVNASKDFLQWSGSANATAYRIWRGPILGNGSILINLIDSTNATEYLDSVGLIAGTPYLYVLESKNGGLNPVYSPFSYPIVLQPHAPGRLDSVVATGPQQAMAYFSVPILSAPEAAQYFRVNDSIVCATLTSSGDRNHQVLLGFAQPFAEGTNTLTIASEFLDADRAPLDSMFDTAQFQYFPDTSDFAFFTHWSISSENQVEIHFNFPMTTSVLDPGLYRMAPQGKVEAVEFKDGDVMTILVTVSGAAFGALGYPVSVTLLGGEAQNGSPMKQKSGNVATFSEFQADLQTAYVYPNPYRRHEQFDGIRFANLTQAATVHVYAASGKKIITLEETDGDGGLEWNMIDLWGDRIVPGVYLFRVESLDKEDFVGKFEVLE from the coding sequence GTGAAGGCTTGTGTCATCAAACATGGTGCCTTGGTGACTTGTTGGCCGATGTACCTTTGTGTCTTTGTGTCTTCGTGGCTCATCTTCACCACCCACGCCTACACACAAATCGAAATCAACCTCAAAGTCAAACCCAGAACCAACTCCGAAGCTTTTCTGGAATGGAACGCCGGCGACATTGCCCCTGCCAAACGCCTCCAAATGCCGGGAATGGACCATTTCGCCAATTATTCCGATATCCAAAGACTCCATCAACCTGCACCCAACGGCCGCTCCACCCCTGCCGACCAAATTTACACCGTCCGTTTTCCAAATTCAGATCTTCAATCGAAGATCGCCGACCTGCGCGCAACCGGCCAATTTGAATGGGTCGAAGAAAACCGCAGCACCGCCGTTCACAGCTACCGTCCCGTCGACGCCCCCAATGATCCCAAAGTCGCTGATCAGTGGTATCACTCTTATATCCAGACCTTTGCAGCTTGGGACAGCACCCGTGGTGATGCCACCGTGGTGGTTGGCATTCTCGACACCGGCCTCGATTTTGGCCATCCCGAATTTGAAGGGCAGGTCGCGGTCAAGGCAAGCGAAGACACCAACGGCAACGGAAAATTCGATCCGTGGCCGGATTCAGTGTTCGTCAGTGGCATCAGCGGCGATTTTGACGGCATCGACCAAGACAACAACGGCTACACCGACGATGTGGTCGGCTGGGATTTTACCGATCAGCCGAGGAGCCCTTTTGGCGGGGATTACCTGTTTGAGGACGCCAATCCGCAGGACGACAACAACCACGGAACCTTGGTTGCAGGAATTGTGGGTGCCCGGGCAGACAACAACTATGGAGGGGCAGGAATTGCGCCAGGTTGCAGACTCAAGGTCTTGCGAGCATTTAGCGCCTCCGGTTCCGGCGAAGACGACGACATTGCGCGCGCCATCGTGTATGCGGCAGACAACGGCATCAAAATCCTCAATTTCAGCTTCGGGGACATTTATCCGTCGCAGATGATGCATGATGCAATTCGCTACGCAGAGGAAAAAGGCGTCGTGATGATCGCAAGTGCGGGCAATGGAACAGGCGACAATTTGCATTATCCGAGCAATTTTGACGAAGTCATTTCCGTAAGTGCCTCCGCTGTTGCGTTTGGCGGAAACACGGAAATCATGTGGCCGCTGAGCAGCTACGGACATGCCGTAAGTCTCTGTGCACCAGGAAGCGGCATTCTTGCGCCGATGATTCGCGATACCACCAACGAAGAAGATTTCGACTTTTTCAGTGGCACAAGCACATCGGCTCCGATGGTTTCTGCTGCCGTGGCCTTGTTGTTTTCGCAACGTGGTGAATGCAGTCCACAGCAAATCAGAGGAATCCTCACGAGCAGCACCGATGACATCAGCGACATTGGATGGGACCATTTTACAGGAGCTGGACGCCTGAACATTGCCAAGGCAATGCGGGTCGTGGGGGCATCCGAAGTGCAGATTCTTTCGCCAGAAAATGACCAAGGATCGGCTAGCAACAACGTTCCAATTGTCATCACCGCCTTGGACCCGCAGTTCAGCGGGTTTACGATCGACTATGAATCTGGCATCGAAGGCAACAACGACTGGGTCGAAATCCTTGGCAATCAGACGCAACAGGTGTTTCGGGATACGGTTGTAAACTGGAACATCGCGGGATTGGCCTCGGGCGAATACACTTTGCGCCTTCGAATGGCAAAAACGAATGGCACCACGGCCGAAGACCGCATTCGATTTGTGATTGACCGCACGCCGCCGACCATCGACCTGCGCAAAGTGGTGCACGCTTGGGACAATGAGCAACGGAAAATGCTATGGATTTACCGTGCAGATGACCGCAGCAAAACGACTTTGTATTTCAGGGCTTTGGGCGAATCGAATTTCCGGGCGCAGGTGAATGACCGCGTGACACGTCACGGGAGCTTCCTTTTGGGCATCGACGTGCTGCAACAGGGCACCTACCAATATTATTTGCGCGCTGAAAATGAAGCGGGACTCGTTGCGCAGACGGCGGTGGATACGTTTATCTTCCAACCCGAATTCATTCCAATGACAGGTTATGACACGCTGACCTATTCGTTGCCGATGGGTTATTATGTGAACGCGACCTACGATTTTGACGGCGACGGACTCAAAGAGGTGGCCCTCAGCGAATACAACGACAATTTGGGATTTGGAAAGGCGAAATTCTACGAATACAATGCCGTGCAATTTACGGCTGCCGATTCGCTCAATTTCAAAAGTGTACTGATTCCCAAGGACGTAGCTGACGCCGACAACGATGGACTTCAGGAATTGCTCTGCTCGGTGAACGACTCGCTTTACATTGTGGAGCAGCCGACACTCAACGCCTACCCGAGCATCATTAAAAACAGCTTTTTGAATCAAGGACTTTATGCCGCGAGATTTGCCGACGCCGATGCGGATGGCGCAACCGAAGTTCTTGCCAAGGACTTCCGCAACTACAGGGTTCTTGTGCCGAATGGAGCGAGCTTTAGCGTCGGTGCCTCCTTGCCCGATGACAGTCCCGACTATACCGGATCGGTTTCGCCCCGCGTTTTGGTGGAAGATTTTGACGGCGACGGGCAAAAAGAAATCGTATTCGGGGATTTTGACGGGGATTTGCTCGACTACGAATACAATGGCAGTGGGTATTCCCGGGTGTTTCTCGACACGACAGACCTTACAAAATCAGGCACTTACCTGACAGCAGGCGACTTCGACGGGGATGGCGTGAAAGAGATTTTTGTGGCGGTGCATACTTCGTTGAATCGGAATGAAGAAGACTTCGAATATGAGCCGCTGTATTGGTGGTTGCGCATCCTGAAATCCTCCGGCAACAATCAATTTGCCGTCGTTTGGGAGGATTTTCTGTTTGACATTGACACCGAGGAATACAATGCCGCGACGGCTGGCAACTTGGACCAAGATGCAGCTGACGAATTGGTTTTCACCACATTTCCAAGGACTTATGTGCTCGATTTCGATGGCGGGAATTACGGCATGCAATGGTTCCACTACGGGGACATTGCCACCCACCACGTGATCGGCGATTTTAATGCGAATGGCGTGAACGAAGTGGCCATTGGACGGGGTGACAAGGCGATTTTTTGGGAAAAGGACGTGAATTATCAAGGGCCGCAACCGCCGGCTTACTTTGATGGCCAAGTTGTCAATGCCTCCAAGGATTTTCTGCAATGGTCGGGTTCGGCAAATGCCACGGCCTACCGGATTTGGCGCGGGCCGATCCTTGGAAACGGTAGCATCTTGATCAACTTGATCGACAGCACAAATGCCACAGAATACTTGGATTCGGTCGGATTGATCGCCGGCACACCTTATTTATATGTGTTGGAAAGCAAAAATGGTGGATTGAATCCGGTATACAGTCCGTTTTCCTATCCGATTGTGCTGCAGCCCCATGCGCCAGGGCGCTTGGACTCGGTGGTCGCCACCGGACCGCAACAGGCCATGGCCTATTTTTCGGTTCCGATTCTCAGTGCCCCCGAGGCTGCCCAGTATTTCCGCGTCAATGACAGCATTGTCTGCGCCACGCTGACTTCTTCGGGCGACCGCAACCATCAAGTTTTGCTCGGATTTGCACAGCCCTTCGCAGAAGGAACCAACACCTTGACCATCGCATCCGAATTTTTGGATGCCGATCGCGCGCCGCTGGATTCCATGTTTGACACTGCCCAATTCCAATACTTTCCCGATACTTCTGACTTCGCATTCTTCACCCATTGGTCCATTTCATCCGAAAATCAGGTAGAGATCCACTTCAATTTTCCGATGACAACCTCGGTTTTGGACCCCGGATTGTACCGAATGGCGCCGCAGGGCAAGGTGGAAGCCGTTGAATTCAAGGACGGAGACGTGATGACGATCTTGGTAACCGTATCGGGTGCTGCTTTCGGGGCTTTGGGGTATCCGGTATCCGTGACCTTGCTCGGAGGTGAGGCGCAAAACGGTTCGCCGATGAAGCAAAAATCCGGAAACGTAGCTACCTTTTCCGAATTTCAGGCGGACTTGCAAACGGCTTATGTCTATCCCAATCCTTACCGCCGCCACGAACAATTTGATGGAATCCGGTTTGCAAATTTGACACAGGCGGCGACCGTGCATGTGTATGCAGCGAGTGGCAAGAAAATCATCACCCTGGAAGAAACCGATGGCGATGGCGGCTTGGAATGGAACATGATTGACCTGTGGGGTGACCGGATTGTCCCGGGCGTGTACCTTTTCCGGGTAGAATCGCTCGACAAAGAGGACTTCGTGGGCAAGTTTGAGGTTTTGGAATGA
- the mtaB gene encoding tRNA (N(6)-L-threonylcarbamoyladenosine(37)-C(2))-methylthiotransferase MtaB, with protein sequence MKKVGLYTLGCKLNFSETSAIGRQFDDHGYARVPFHDPADVYVINTCSVTDNADKKCRKVVRQALKSNPDAYIVIVGCYAQLKPQEIASIPGVDLVLGAAEKFRLFEVVDDFVKSACGKAIASEIKEATSFVSAYSQGERTRSFLKIQDGCDYKCSFCTIPLARGKSRSDELRNIIANAEALAREGVREVVLTGVNIGDYGTDQPEKFIDVVRALDEVDGIDRFRISSIEPNLLTNEIIEFVAKSKRFMPHFHVPLQSGNDEMLKNMRRRYKREVYSDRVALIKQLMPHACIGVDVITGHPGESDAHFLDTYNFLNALDVSYLHVFTYSERPNTHALTLPDPVQQHIRNERTTQLRSLSEKKRRHFYSQFEGQNRPILFEEEVSEGHLHGFTDNYIKVITPYDPLLVNEIRTFRLAELDANGEMMIEADEVVLAH encoded by the coding sequence ATGAAAAAGGTAGGCCTCTACACGCTGGGCTGCAAGCTCAATTTCTCCGAAACTTCGGCGATCGGTCGGCAATTTGACGATCACGGCTATGCCCGTGTGCCGTTTCATGATCCCGCCGACGTTTATGTCATCAACACCTGCTCGGTCACCGATAACGCCGACAAAAAATGTCGCAAGGTGGTACGGCAGGCCCTGAAGTCCAATCCGGATGCCTATATCGTGATCGTGGGCTGCTATGCGCAGCTCAAGCCGCAGGAAATCGCAAGCATTCCCGGAGTCGATCTCGTTTTGGGTGCTGCTGAGAAGTTCCGGCTGTTTGAGGTTGTGGATGACTTTGTCAAATCTGCTTGCGGGAAGGCCATCGCCAGCGAAATCAAGGAGGCAACCTCCTTCGTTTCGGCCTATTCGCAGGGCGAAAGAACGCGCAGCTTCCTCAAAATTCAGGACGGTTGCGATTACAAATGCAGCTTTTGCACGATTCCGCTTGCCCGCGGCAAGAGTCGCAGTGACGAATTGCGAAATATTATCGCCAACGCCGAGGCGCTTGCCCGCGAAGGCGTACGCGAAGTGGTGCTTACCGGCGTGAACATCGGCGACTACGGCACCGACCAACCAGAGAAATTCATTGATGTTGTGCGCGCACTCGACGAAGTGGACGGCATCGACCGCTTCCGCATCAGCAGCATTGAACCCAACCTGCTCACCAACGAGATCATTGAATTCGTCGCAAAAAGCAAACGATTTATGCCGCATTTCCACGTGCCTTTGCAAAGCGGCAACGATGAAATGCTCAAAAACATGCGCCGCCGCTACAAGCGCGAAGTCTATTCAGACCGTGTGGCGCTGATCAAACAGCTGATGCCGCATGCTTGTATCGGGGTCGATGTGATCACAGGCCATCCCGGCGAAAGCGACGCGCACTTTTTGGACACCTACAATTTCCTGAATGCGCTCGACGTGAGTTACCTGCACGTTTTCACCTACAGCGAACGCCCCAACACGCATGCGCTGACCTTGCCCGATCCCGTGCAGCAGCACATCCGCAACGAGCGCACGACGCAACTGCGTAGCCTCAGCGAAAAAAAACGCCGCCACTTTTACAGTCAATTCGAAGGGCAAAACCGCCCCATTTTGTTTGAAGAGGAAGTCAGCGAGGGTCATCTCCATGGCTTCACCGACAACTATATCAAGGTGATAACGCCTTATGACCCGCTGTTGGTCAATGAAATACGCACTTTCCGCCTTGCCGAGCTCGATGCCAATGGAGAAATGATGATCGAAGCCGATGAAGTGGTACTCGCTCACTAG
- a CDS encoding DUF2723 domain-containing protein has translation MTGTERWARPMALIEKWEPFAPGLMALIVGIFYFLTMSPTIGHTDSGELDAVAYTFGVAHPTGYPLFTLLGWLFTRLPLGTVAWRMNLMCLLFVVGSAWVWAKFLREFFILMRTSVKKGDSSYALRIKVANLAGTIVGTLMLCFGRTWWMQSTSSEVYSLQCLLLALMLWTLLKAWHSKEKVFKAWAIFAVVLALCFTNHLTSIVLLPGTLYLFFARFGFKGAAFKQGFGLVGIGLGVLVVFYGMLMFVASSHPAYNWGNPEDWPRLWHHIRGKQFSVFMFNGPKAFGENFVAYLNRLPNEFGWDLIWPKIPIWIGLGAMVFQGMTYALQRRREWAIFFGVGFLSNVFWAANYSIKDPEPYFLFSFMTIAFLGAMLLRWSWIGMKKVAPFLSGAFLIVIGFQVFWNFGVTNQRGAYQYEDYARATLSSVPKDAIIISKAWDVLVGPASYLQGCEGFRTDVTVVDYSLLHDRHWYAAQLKAQDPALANALGSRLTDWEKAVYDFDIKGKVNPAVLSPRFDAVYSGILAQVQTRPVFLAPDILNAISSGEIAPPPAGLAPLPDRYLVRLMPAEALTTYVPIAAASNPIRFAGDEDEYEHSLLKNLLAQSLSFRAKYEQQQGHQQEADALNAEVKALNVKPIKPRK, from the coding sequence ATGACAGGGACTGAAAGATGGGCGCGCCCCATGGCCTTGATCGAGAAATGGGAACCCTTTGCCCCGGGCTTGATGGCCCTGATCGTCGGGATTTTCTATTTTCTCACGATGTCACCGACCATCGGGCATACCGATTCCGGTGAACTTGACGCTGTCGCCTACACGTTTGGTGTCGCGCATCCGACTGGATATCCGTTGTTTACCTTGTTGGGTTGGCTTTTTACCCGCCTTCCACTCGGCACCGTCGCTTGGCGGATGAACCTGATGTGTTTGCTTTTCGTCGTGGGAAGCGCTTGGGTTTGGGCCAAATTTCTGCGCGAATTTTTCATTTTGATGCGGACGAGCGTCAAAAAAGGGGACAGCAGTTATGCCTTGCGCATCAAAGTCGCCAATCTCGCTGGTACGATCGTGGGTACCCTGATGCTTTGCTTTGGACGCACTTGGTGGATGCAAAGCACGAGTTCGGAGGTGTATTCTTTACAATGTCTCCTTTTGGCGTTGATGCTGTGGACCTTGTTAAAGGCTTGGCATTCGAAGGAAAAGGTCTTCAAAGCGTGGGCAATTTTTGCGGTTGTCTTGGCACTTTGTTTTACCAATCACTTGACCTCCATTGTCTTGCTTCCCGGAACGCTGTATTTGTTTTTTGCGCGATTCGGGTTCAAGGGCGCCGCTTTCAAACAAGGATTTGGCCTCGTCGGCATTGGGCTTGGTGTATTGGTCGTCTTTTATGGTATGCTGATGTTCGTTGCATCTTCGCATCCAGCCTACAACTGGGGAAATCCGGAAGATTGGCCGAGGCTTTGGCACCACATCAGGGGAAAACAGTTTAGTGTGTTCATGTTCAATGGCCCCAAGGCCTTTGGCGAAAATTTTGTTGCCTACCTCAACCGCCTGCCCAATGAGTTTGGATGGGATTTGATTTGGCCCAAAATTCCGATTTGGATCGGTTTGGGCGCCATGGTTTTCCAAGGAATGACCTACGCCTTGCAACGCCGCCGCGAATGGGCGATTTTTTTTGGTGTGGGCTTCCTCTCGAATGTCTTTTGGGCAGCCAATTATTCCATCAAAGACCCCGAACCTTATTTTCTGTTCAGTTTCATGACGATTGCCTTTTTGGGTGCGATGCTCCTGCGTTGGTCCTGGATCGGAATGAAAAAAGTGGCTCCATTTCTTTCAGGAGCCTTTTTGATTGTCATCGGATTTCAAGTATTCTGGAATTTCGGGGTGACGAATCAGCGGGGGGCCTATCAGTATGAGGACTATGCGCGGGCGACTTTGTCAAGCGTTCCCAAGGATGCCATCATCATCAGCAAGGCTTGGGATGTTTTGGTTGGGCCTGCGAGTTATTTGCAAGGCTGCGAAGGATTCCGCACAGATGTTACAGTCGTCGATTATTCCTTGTTGCACGACCGCCATTGGTACGCAGCTCAGTTGAAGGCGCAAGATCCAGCATTGGCGAATGCCCTCGGTTCGCGGTTAACCGATTGGGAAAAAGCTGTTTACGATTTTGACATCAAGGGCAAGGTGAACCCCGCGGTGCTTTCTCCCCGTTTTGATGCGGTTTATTCCGGAATTCTTGCCCAAGTCCAAACGCGACCTGTTTTTCTTGCCCCTGACATTTTGAATGCGATTAGTTCGGGTGAAATAGCCCCTCCGCCTGCTGGATTGGCCCCATTGCCCGATCGCTATTTGGTGCGGTTGATGCCTGCCGAGGCGCTCACGACTTATGTTCCGATCGCAGCCGCCAGCAATCCGATTCGCTTTGCAGGCGATGAAGACGAGTACGAACACAGCTTGCTCAAGAATTTGTTGGCTCAGTCGCTGAGTTTCCGGGCAAAGTACGAGCAGCAGCAAGGACACCAACAAGAGGCCGATGCCTTGAACGCAGAAGTGAAAGCTTTGAATGTGAAGCCTATCAAGCCTAGGAAATAA
- a CDS encoding T9SS type A sorting domain-containing protein, producing MSGAIDRVAFWSRDLTPGDVAKWCNGNMDQLITSVEPKAPAVDFNLFPNPTEDRLTISIGNGDQLETKVKILDLQGRVLQELVTNGQSQLTLDVKGFAKGFYFVRVESNGQTPIAKKFQLI from the coding sequence ATGAGCGGCGCAATTGACCGGGTTGCATTTTGGTCAAGGGATTTGACGCCTGGAGATGTGGCGAAATGGTGTAATGGCAATATGGATCAATTGATCACATCCGTTGAGCCGAAAGCACCCGCGGTTGACTTTAACCTTTTTCCGAATCCAACCGAAGATCGCCTCACGATCAGCATTGGAAATGGGGACCAATTGGAGACAAAGGTCAAAATTCTCGACCTTCAGGGTCGAGTCTTGCAGGAGTTGGTGACCAACGGCCAATCGCAATTGACCTTGGATGTGAAAGGTTTTGCCAAGGGATTCTACTTTGTGAGAGTTGAATCGAATGGACAAACGCCGATTGCAAAGAAGTTTCAACTAATTTGA
- a CDS encoding T9SS type A sorting domain-containing protein → MKSPIIPPFVLFALLLLCNLSSQAQLVTTNLLYYLPIIGNANDVSGNGYHATSTATLTTDRFGTANSAYAFNGSAQSIVLPNLPQLRPQLPMSVSFYAMFNQLGSTAFANDLTAYTYSGMWIGTAGDGSVHLNYGDGGTTNSSYRRSKSSNLTVGTGTWHHFVGVIRAWNDMDIYIDCVDAGGFYNGSGGNLFYSGNPAQVGVAAAANQPGGVGYMSGKIDEIAFWDRALDALDVFKICKGALNSLIVGAEAPIEDFRLDVTPNPASDKIKVSIVGDGNGISGLQIVDIQGRVLREIQWNGSSSIEVSLSGFSTGMYFLKGKSPAGVPFCKKISVI, encoded by the coding sequence ATGAAATCTCCAATCATCCCTCCGTTTGTGCTTTTTGCTCTGCTGTTACTGTGCAACTTGTCAAGTCAGGCACAATTGGTAACCACAAATTTGCTGTATTACTTGCCCATCATCGGCAATGCCAACGATGTCAGTGGCAACGGTTACCACGCCACATCGACTGCAACATTGACCACAGACCGTTTTGGTACTGCCAACAGTGCCTACGCATTTAATGGTAGTGCCCAGTCTATCGTGCTTCCCAATCTGCCACAACTGCGACCTCAATTGCCGATGAGTGTTTCATTTTATGCAATGTTCAACCAATTGGGAAGCACTGCCTTCGCAAATGACTTGACCGCCTATACTTACTCTGGGATGTGGATCGGAACAGCGGGAGATGGCTCGGTGCACTTGAACTATGGTGATGGTGGAACGACAAATTCCTCCTACCGTAGGTCCAAAAGTTCCAATCTAACCGTGGGTACAGGCACTTGGCACCATTTTGTCGGCGTGATTCGCGCTTGGAACGACATGGACATTTATATTGATTGCGTGGATGCAGGTGGATTCTACAATGGATCGGGTGGAAACCTCTTTTATTCTGGAAATCCTGCGCAAGTAGGCGTTGCGGCGGCAGCAAACCAACCTGGTGGGGTAGGCTACATGTCGGGAAAGATCGACGAAATCGCCTTTTGGGACCGCGCCTTGGATGCGTTGGATGTTTTCAAGATCTGTAAAGGCGCATTAAACTCCTTGATAGTAGGTGCGGAGGCACCCATCGAGGACTTTCGTTTGGACGTCACCCCCAATCCCGCCAGTGACAAAATCAAGGTTTCAATCGTAGGTGATGGTAATGGAATTTCAGGCTTGCAAATTGTTGACATTCAGGGCCGTGTCTTGCGCGAGATTCAATGGAATGGAAGTTCTTCGATCGAAGTTTCCCTAAGTGGATTTTCCACCGGAATGTATTTTTTGAAAGGTAAATCACCTGCAGGCGTTCCATTTTGCAAAAAGATCAGCGTGATCTGA
- a CDS encoding T9SS type A sorting domain-containing protein: MRNLYKVMLATPLLAMQLLVTPVFGQQANPIPSTVVRSQLAPIQRLGVVNMRQASEMWDPVFKTVEKIHTPGIDARKDQVRALKEEANRIHEKLVNEGNASEDAAKVTALWPPTLGTTFFGNSYGGGDPADNALAVSAAGNMISGSNTRFHSYTETGTQLNANSFVQFASAGGVSTSFTFDPKCTYDPIEDRFVVVFLNGGSANTSKVIIAFSQTNDPSGSWNVYAINGNVNNLGVWTDFVQVGLNTNELFVTGNPFTNGGSSQGAVIWQINKTEGFTGATLNPVQHYVPGSFSLHPVQGGATLYGPNMFFLESGLGTSNSITLHQITNSIANNGVLNAGLGFTLDNSYTIPPDADQKGTTINLKTNDTRVQSSYYENSRIEFVLNSSVNGRAGVFHGSGQIVSFALSFSSFTGRNIGYPDLDIAYPSIAYAGQMDLSGVNHSYISYNVSGANFFPGMAAVYSDEIGYSAQTVIKEGVNYINSADNRWGDYGALEERAGHPGEVWAAGTMGNSSRQQRTYIGQLLPPQPVANEPVMVEPVKMEVFPNPTTELVKFTFPVEVAGEYKVEIHDMQGKLVKLLIQDWLAAGKALLSFNAEYLPAGTYNVTVRNEEVKLFSEKLVVTH, translated from the coding sequence ATGAGAAATCTTTACAAAGTGATGCTGGCAACACCGTTGCTAGCCATGCAATTGCTCGTAACGCCGGTTTTTGGTCAACAGGCTAACCCCATCCCTTCCACGGTTGTTCGGTCGCAACTCGCACCGATACAGCGCCTTGGAGTGGTGAATATGCGGCAGGCCTCAGAAATGTGGGATCCCGTTTTCAAAACCGTGGAAAAAATCCATACCCCTGGTATCGATGCCCGCAAGGACCAGGTCAGGGCTCTAAAAGAAGAAGCCAACCGGATTCATGAAAAGCTTGTGAATGAAGGCAATGCTTCCGAAGATGCTGCTAAAGTTACGGCACTTTGGCCCCCGACCTTGGGAACCACCTTCTTTGGCAACAGCTACGGAGGTGGTGACCCCGCTGACAATGCCTTGGCTGTCTCCGCAGCAGGCAATATGATCAGCGGTAGCAATACAAGATTCCATTCCTATACAGAAACCGGCACACAGTTGAACGCAAATTCTTTTGTGCAGTTTGCTTCTGCCGGTGGAGTGAGCACGAGCTTCACTTTTGACCCCAAATGCACCTATGACCCCATTGAAGACCGGTTTGTGGTTGTTTTCCTTAACGGGGGTTCCGCCAATACTTCCAAGGTGATCATTGCTTTTTCCCAAACCAACGATCCCTCAGGCTCTTGGAACGTTTACGCCATCAATGGAAACGTGAACAATTTGGGAGTTTGGACCGACTTTGTTCAAGTAGGACTGAATACCAATGAGTTGTTTGTGACGGGCAATCCTTTTACGAATGGCGGCAGCTCACAGGGAGCTGTTATCTGGCAGATTAACAAGACCGAAGGTTTTACAGGTGCAACCCTGAACCCTGTGCAACATTATGTGCCAGGGTCATTTTCGTTGCATCCTGTGCAAGGTGGGGCCACGCTTTATGGTCCCAATATGTTTTTCCTGGAAAGCGGATTGGGCACGAGCAACAGCATCACGCTGCATCAAATCACCAACAGTATCGCCAACAATGGCGTCTTGAATGCTGGACTCGGCTTTACCTTGGACAATTCCTATACGATCCCGCCGGATGCCGATCAAAAGGGAACGACGATTAATTTGAAAACCAATGACACTCGTGTGCAGTCCTCCTATTACGAAAACAGCCGCATCGAATTTGTCTTGAATTCCTCGGTCAATGGCCGCGCGGGCGTATTTCACGGTTCAGGGCAGATTGTTTCCTTTGCGTTGTCCTTTTCCTCCTTCACTGGACGTAACATAGGGTATCCCGACTTGGACATTGCCTATCCGAGTATCGCCTATGCAGGTCAGATGGATCTGAGTGGTGTCAATCACAGCTATATCTCCTACAACGTCTCGGGTGCAAACTTTTTCCCCGGAATGGCGGCGGTCTACTCCGACGAAATTGGCTACAGCGCACAAACGGTGATCAAGGAGGGTGTCAACTATATCAATTCAGCGGATAACCGTTGGGGCGATTACGGCGCCCTTGAGGAACGTGCCGGTCATCCCGGCGAGGTTTGGGCAGCAGGTACCATGGGCAATAGCAGCCGTCAGCAACGCACATATATCGGACAATTGTTGCCGCCTCAACCGGTTGCCAACGAGCCGGTAATGGTCGAACCAGTGAAAATGGAAGTTTTCCCGAATCCAACTACAGAACTCGTGAAATTCACCTTCCCCGTGGAGGTTGCCGGCGAATACAAAGTCGAAATCCACGATATGCAAGGCAAATTGGTCAAGTTGTTGATCCAAGATTGGCTCGCCGCAGGCAAAGCCTTGCTCAGCTTCAATGCTGAATACCTGCCTGCAGGTACCTACAATGTCACCGTTCGCAATGAGGAGGTCAAGCTTTTCAGCGAAAAGCTCGTCGTCACGCATTAA